One window of the Granulicella arctica genome contains the following:
- a CDS encoding SGNH/GDSL hydrolase family protein: protein MSMPYKLLSLIASSCILFAPLARSQQEKQLPASRPEEIEWTWEVRPAHVNPTLPNVLLVGDSITRNYYPEVQRELSQAANVYLFATSTSVGDPRLPHQLAEFASLQHIDFQIVHFNNGMHGWTYSEAEYKQAFPSFLFALRGIAPQAHLIWASITPVKSETQPGPTNIRIEVRNDIAGSLIKAAGIPIDDQHELMTHHTDQYEDSVHFNTTGAIVQGQQVTKTIRLYLMKP from the coding sequence ATGTCGATGCCGTACAAACTCCTTTCACTAATTGCCTCTTCCTGCATCCTCTTTGCTCCTCTCGCTCGATCGCAGCAGGAGAAGCAACTACCAGCCTCTCGCCCCGAGGAGATTGAATGGACTTGGGAAGTACGCCCGGCACATGTCAATCCAACTCTGCCCAACGTGCTGCTCGTCGGCGATTCAATCACCAGGAACTACTACCCAGAAGTCCAGCGGGAGCTTAGCCAGGCGGCGAATGTCTACCTCTTTGCCACATCTACCTCTGTAGGAGATCCTCGCCTTCCTCATCAGCTAGCCGAGTTCGCCTCGCTGCAACACATCGACTTCCAAATAGTCCACTTCAACAACGGGATGCACGGATGGACCTACTCCGAAGCTGAGTACAAACAAGCGTTCCCGTCATTCCTCTTCGCACTGCGGGGCATCGCACCACAGGCACACCTCATCTGGGCAAGCATTACTCCCGTGAAATCCGAAACACAGCCCGGCCCAACAAACATCCGCATCGAAGTTCGAAATGACATAGCGGGAAGCCTGATCAAGGCCGCTGGCATTCCGATTGACGATCAGCACGAACTCATGACTCATCACACGGACCAGTATGAGGATAGCGTGCACTTCAACACCACTGGAGCCATCGTTCAAGGTCAGCAGGTCACGAAAACAATCCGTCTTTACCTCATGAAACCCTGA
- a CDS encoding anti-sigma factor family protein yields the protein MVIECKHVWDYISDYLDDTLPEETKELVQRHLEHCEICSAILDSTRNILILTADERVFELPVGFSERLHARLDEEMNERTGDHPEKRRS from the coding sequence ATGGTTATAGAGTGTAAGCATGTTTGGGACTACATCTCTGACTATCTGGATGACACACTGCCGGAGGAGACGAAGGAGCTGGTGCAACGGCATCTGGAGCATTGCGAGATATGCTCGGCGATTCTCGATTCAACACGCAATATTTTGATTCTCACTGCGGACGAGCGAGTGTTTGAATTACCTGTTGGGTTCAGTGAGCGTCTGCATGCGCGATTGGACGAGGAGATGAACGAGCGGACCGGAGATCATCCTGAGAAACGGAGGAGCTAG
- a CDS encoding sigma-70 family RNA polymerase sigma factor: MIASILDGSTELYHELIRPYERSVYMMALSFMKNDADAEDVAQEAFLKAYRNLASFRAEAKFSTWLISITLNEARSRLRRQGSIRVESLDETPENGGHVSPALLRDWHEVPSEALERKEVREILKTAVTTLPEIYRQVFLLRDVEELSVKETAEALTISIGTVKVRLHRARMMLQKQLTPQLKSINPKRRWIPWL, from the coding sequence TTGATAGCTTCCATTCTGGATGGGAGTACGGAGCTGTATCACGAACTTATCCGCCCTTATGAGCGCAGCGTTTACATGATGGCGCTCTCATTTATGAAGAACGACGCGGATGCGGAAGATGTTGCTCAGGAGGCGTTTCTCAAGGCGTATCGCAACCTGGCAAGCTTTCGCGCAGAGGCCAAATTCAGCACGTGGCTGATTAGCATTACGCTCAATGAGGCTCGCAGTCGACTGCGTCGTCAGGGTTCCATCCGCGTTGAATCGCTGGACGAGACACCGGAGAATGGCGGCCACGTCTCTCCGGCGCTGCTGCGCGATTGGCACGAGGTTCCGTCGGAGGCGCTGGAGCGTAAGGAAGTTCGGGAGATTCTGAAAACGGCAGTGACGACTTTGCCGGAGATCTATCGTCAGGTCTTCCTGCTGCGCGATGTTGAAGAACTCAGCGTGAAGGAGACGGCCGAAGCATTGACGATCAGTATAGGAACGGTGAAAGTTCGATTACACCGCGCACGCATGATGCTGCAGAAACAGTTGACGCCGCAGCTGAAGAGTATCAATCCAAAGAGGAGATGGATCCCATGGTTATAG
- a CDS encoding DUF3106 domain-containing protein, translating to MNKYRVVKGLRIVAMVLVAVVVFGEIVMRLWNWLMPALFGLRTLSFAQALGLLLLTKILFGGFHRHSGGRRWKRHMDERFATMTPEQRERFRSGMRGRGCGFGPVEPGSEQTAV from the coding sequence ATGAACAAGTATCGTGTTGTAAAAGGTTTACGAATTGTCGCGATGGTTCTTGTCGCAGTGGTGGTTTTCGGCGAGATAGTGATGCGTCTTTGGAACTGGCTGATGCCTGCGCTCTTTGGCCTGAGAACGCTCAGCTTTGCGCAGGCTCTCGGTCTGCTGCTGCTGACAAAGATTCTCTTCGGGGGCTTTCATCGGCATTCTGGCGGTCGCAGATGGAAGCGGCATATGGACGAACGCTTTGCGACTATGACTCCGGAACAGCGCGAACGATTTCGATCGGGGATGCGTGGACGGGGTTGCGGGTTTGGCCCAGTAGAGCCCGGTTCCGAACAGACTGCGGTTTAA
- a CDS encoding RNA polymerase sigma factor has protein sequence MPGDAREPMLSQDWTIAEQDHFIAEALKRDEPRLRSFIGKRVFDAGDAEDVLQDVFYELIQSYRLLKPVEQVTAWLFRVARNRITDLFRRQSSDSLDASLSGGPDSDTLLDLLPSEDGGPDAIYARNLIFEALDEALEELPSEQREVFIAHELLGRSFKELSEESGVSVNTLLSRKRYAVLHLRRRLQQLNRDFVSE, from the coding sequence TTGCCGGGCGACGCACGGGAGCCGATGTTGAGCCAGGATTGGACGATCGCCGAGCAGGACCATTTTATTGCTGAGGCACTGAAGCGCGATGAACCGCGGCTCCGGAGCTTCATCGGCAAACGGGTCTTTGACGCGGGGGACGCCGAGGATGTGCTTCAGGATGTTTTCTATGAATTGATCCAGAGCTATCGGCTGCTGAAGCCAGTCGAGCAGGTGACAGCCTGGTTGTTTCGCGTCGCACGGAATCGGATTACTGATCTCTTCCGCCGGCAGAGTTCGGATTCACTCGATGCTTCACTCTCTGGCGGTCCGGACTCTGACACTCTTCTGGATCTGCTGCCCTCGGAGGATGGTGGGCCGGATGCTATCTACGCGCGCAACCTGATCTTCGAAGCGCTCGATGAGGCTCTCGAGGAACTGCCGAGTGAACAGCGTGAGGTGTTTATTGCACACGAGTTGCTTGGCCGAAGCTTCAAGGAACTTTCGGAGGAGAGCGGTGTGAGTGTGAACACGCTTCTCTCACGTAAGCGTTACGCCGTGTTGCATTTGAGGCGACGCCTGCAGCAACTCAATCGTGATTTTGTAAGTGAATAA
- the dinB gene encoding DNA polymerase IV has translation MLSETEIGTGSTESVAMRKIVHVDMDAFYASVEQRDNPGLRGRPVVVAWRGNRSVVCAASYEARKFGVRSAMPAITAERLCPEAVFVPPDFTRYKAVSRAVREIFLRHTDLVEPLSLDEAYLDVTENKTGLPTATRVAKTIREQIREELHLTASAGVAPNKFLAKIASDWRKPDGLFVIQPQEIEVFLAPLLVGRIPGVGKVTEARLKTIGIATVGDLLVRDQAALEEHFGRYGRRLYELARGVDHHPVVPDRTAKSISAEDTFERDIPLTEMDEVILRLAEKVWAASRRDMRVAKTVVLKLKTSEFKTLTRSLTPLVPPETWEELAAIALLLRERVNVAAMQRFRLVGVGLSNFRETTESPSSIFGEL, from the coding sequence ATGCTCTCTGAGACTGAGATAGGGACTGGATCGACAGAGAGCGTGGCGATGCGGAAGATCGTCCACGTCGACATGGATGCGTTCTATGCGTCGGTCGAGCAGCGGGATAATCCCGGATTGCGGGGACGGCCGGTCGTGGTGGCATGGCGGGGCAATCGGTCGGTGGTCTGCGCGGCTTCGTACGAGGCGCGCAAGTTTGGGGTGCGATCGGCAATGCCTGCAATCACAGCGGAACGGCTGTGCCCCGAGGCCGTTTTCGTTCCGCCGGACTTTACGCGCTACAAGGCTGTCTCCCGCGCGGTTCGGGAGATATTTCTGCGGCATACTGACCTTGTTGAGCCGCTATCGCTTGATGAGGCTTACCTGGATGTGACGGAGAACAAGACGGGGCTGCCTACGGCGACGCGGGTCGCCAAAACGATTCGGGAACAGATACGTGAGGAACTTCACTTGACCGCGTCCGCAGGGGTGGCGCCGAACAAGTTCCTTGCGAAGATTGCTTCTGACTGGCGGAAACCGGATGGATTGTTTGTGATTCAGCCGCAGGAGATCGAGGTGTTTCTTGCACCGTTGCTGGTGGGCCGGATACCGGGGGTAGGGAAGGTCACAGAGGCTCGGCTGAAGACAATTGGGATTGCGACGGTAGGGGATTTGCTGGTTCGCGATCAAGCCGCTCTTGAAGAGCATTTCGGACGGTATGGAAGAAGGCTGTACGAGCTTGCACGCGGTGTGGATCATCATCCCGTGGTTCCCGATAGAACCGCTAAATCGATATCAGCTGAGGATACGTTCGAGCGGGACATTCCGCTTACTGAGATGGATGAGGTCATTCTGCGGCTTGCAGAGAAGGTATGGGCGGCTTCGCGCAGGGACATGCGTGTGGCGAAGACAGTTGTGCTGAAGTTGAAGACGAGTGAGTTCAAGACGCTGACGCGCAGTCTCACACCGCTTGTTCCGCCAGAGACTTGGGAAGAGCTTGCTGCAATCGCTCTTTTGCTGCGAGAGCGTGTTAATGTTGCGGCGATGCAGCGATTCCGTCTTGTGGGTGTGGGGCTAAGTAACTTCCGTGAGACTACTGAATCACCATCGTCCATCTTTGGAGAGTTGTAG
- a CDS encoding DUF2911 domain-containing protein: MLLRSFASFACSLLVTTACVAQMGEMKADPAKPMPSPPAKASVMLNGKSVTIDYNTPHMRGRKIVGGLVPYGQVWRTGANPATTLKTSTNLKIGTLDVPAGTYTIYSLPNADKWLLIVNKQTGQWGTEYSEGQDLGRTPLTGKALSSPQEVMSLSFENTSGASTELHIKWEKTDEFVKVTAQ, encoded by the coding sequence ATGCTCCTCCGCTCGTTCGCCTCCTTTGCCTGTAGTCTCCTTGTGACCACCGCGTGTGTCGCCCAGATGGGTGAGATGAAAGCCGACCCCGCCAAGCCAATGCCGAGCCCTCCTGCGAAGGCTTCCGTGATGTTAAATGGCAAGTCCGTTACGATCGATTACAACACTCCTCATATGCGCGGGCGCAAGATCGTCGGCGGCCTGGTGCCGTACGGACAGGTTTGGCGGACGGGTGCCAATCCAGCGACTACTTTAAAGACTTCTACAAACCTGAAGATCGGTACGCTTGATGTTCCGGCGGGGACTTACACCATCTACTCCTTGCCGAACGCGGACAAGTGGCTGTTGATCGTGAACAAGCAGACCGGCCAGTGGGGTACGGAGTACAGCGAGGGGCAGGATCTTGGACGAACGCCGCTGACGGGCAAGGCGCTTAGCTCCCCTCAGGAGGTGATGTCGCTTAGCTTTGAGAACACTTCTGGTGCTTCGACGGAGCTGCACATTAAGTGGGAGAAGACGGACGAGTTTGTGAAGGTGACGGCACAGTAA
- a CDS encoding TonB-dependent receptor: MTLSSISKHLLSLTVASAFVLSTGLTLHAQTSGVGNITGNVTDASGAAVPNAPVLVLDTDTGVSRSITTNSDGSYTASFLQPGHYEVTLGGGTFGKVDRKNLVLTVGQFLSVDAVLPAASVTTEVVVTSQSPLIDTDKTEVSQTVDQTLISNLPVNGRNWSDFVLLTPNVVQDGGTGLVSFHGISGLYNQNYVDGANNNQMLFSEARGRSSGAPYVYSLDSIKEFQAETSNYSVEFGQAVGGQVNAITKSGTNAIHGDLFYYLRYPTLNALDPVSKYQALHANGNPFLLTQPIHQQQQFGGSVGGPIIKDRLFYFFTYDGFRRVGRALYTDTNTISLTPSGPTANTNIITPTQCPTTITAAQCQSGINFLLTTAGLTSAPPSRFSKENIFFPRLDYHINSKNDVFVNYNFANFDSTYGYAPAPTFSNSSPSTNGPTSYHERFLVAGLTTQVSGRSVNQVHFQYGRDLETAGANASGPSVAMGAVTYGMPNALPRIAEPDEHRTQITDVFSTVHGHHSFKFGGDANIIHEVMINLFQGGGVYGYSSGTNTSSFQGWIADSFRGQPGDTDPFAGAHYNTFVQTVDQINTGNKAGLDDFWFKIFDGFAEDSWKVRQNLTVNIGVRYDIQLTPPPIQNNTNFAPLSTTYSSTIKNVTNRVQPRIGFSYSPHPGTVFRGGYGLYSGLNQGSTYYAMRVENGVVQVNYNYQGCTNICTATTAAAAGLLYPNVPFSPTGPPLSSALFPSGGTAPAVAGAGKLGTQSFHGLDPNFVPPLSHEAEFGMEQALPGKISLGVGYVGSRSLRLPVFLDANLIGQTPHGSRSYNVLDASNNLVKQITVPVYILSDRRDSRLQSYNTGFSVANAWYNSLAVTVRRPFANGLEVLGNYTWARATDTDQVQGAFGTFYGGNTVLDPNNVRAENGLSDIDVRNRFVLSLVYQPQLFHDNKWAKNIIDGFVFSGTETASAGQPIVAGMSGTVYNGSASSYGSAGGIYGGAISSGSGAATTGRPPQIGRNSIVGPGFNNLDFRVSRDIPIHDSIKLQFIGEAFNLANHRIITSVNSTYSTYVPATATSTTCKTTAAAPAGSPVQGCITPFTGTGTAAFDAASGTNNTLYGPRQLQVSAKLFF, from the coding sequence ATGACCTTGTCCAGTATTTCGAAACACCTGCTCTCTTTGACCGTTGCTTCTGCCTTTGTTCTCTCCACGGGCCTAACACTGCACGCGCAGACCTCCGGTGTCGGCAACATCACGGGCAACGTGACAGATGCGAGCGGCGCTGCCGTTCCGAATGCGCCAGTACTCGTGCTGGATACCGACACCGGTGTGTCACGGTCCATTACGACGAACTCGGACGGTTCCTACACGGCGAGCTTTCTTCAGCCGGGTCACTATGAGGTCACGCTGGGTGGCGGGACCTTCGGTAAGGTGGACCGCAAGAATCTAGTTCTCACCGTCGGACAGTTTCTGAGCGTCGATGCAGTGCTCCCTGCTGCGTCCGTTACGACTGAGGTTGTGGTGACAAGCCAGTCGCCTTTGATCGACACGGATAAGACGGAGGTTTCACAGACCGTCGACCAGACACTCATCTCGAATCTGCCGGTGAATGGGCGCAACTGGAGCGACTTCGTTCTGCTAACGCCGAACGTTGTTCAGGATGGCGGCACGGGCCTGGTCAGCTTCCATGGCATCAGCGGTTTGTACAACCAGAACTATGTGGACGGTGCGAACAACAACCAGATGCTGTTCTCCGAGGCTCGCGGTCGTTCGTCAGGCGCACCGTACGTGTATTCGCTCGATTCGATCAAGGAGTTTCAGGCTGAGACCTCGAACTACTCCGTAGAGTTCGGACAAGCGGTTGGTGGGCAGGTGAATGCGATCACCAAGTCTGGTACGAACGCGATTCACGGAGACCTCTTCTACTATCTGCGCTACCCGACACTGAATGCGCTTGATCCAGTGAGCAAGTACCAGGCGCTTCACGCGAATGGTAACCCGTTCCTGCTGACCCAGCCGATCCATCAGCAGCAGCAGTTCGGTGGCAGCGTCGGTGGTCCGATCATCAAGGATCGTCTCTTCTATTTCTTTACCTATGACGGCTTCCGTCGTGTGGGTCGCGCGCTTTACACCGATACGAATACTATTTCGCTGACGCCTTCAGGTCCGACGGCGAACACCAATATCATTACGCCGACCCAATGCCCGACGACGATCACTGCGGCACAGTGTCAGAGCGGCATCAATTTTCTGTTGACGACTGCGGGACTTACTTCGGCTCCGCCATCTCGCTTCAGCAAGGAAAATATCTTCTTTCCGCGGTTGGATTATCACATCAACAGCAAGAACGACGTTTTTGTGAACTACAACTTTGCGAACTTCGATAGCACCTACGGATATGCTCCGGCACCAACATTCAGTAACAGTTCGCCAAGCACCAACGGTCCTACGAGCTACCATGAGCGTTTTCTTGTTGCGGGTCTGACGACGCAGGTCTCTGGCCGTTCGGTCAACCAGGTTCACTTCCAGTATGGTCGCGATCTCGAGACTGCCGGTGCGAATGCTTCCGGACCGAGCGTTGCCATGGGAGCCGTTACGTACGGTATGCCGAACGCGCTGCCTCGTATTGCAGAGCCAGACGAGCATCGGACGCAGATCACCGATGTGTTTTCAACTGTGCATGGCCATCACTCCTTCAAGTTCGGTGGGGACGCCAACATCATCCATGAAGTGATGATTAATCTCTTCCAGGGTGGCGGCGTTTACGGATACAGCAGCGGTACGAACACGTCCAGCTTTCAAGGTTGGATTGCCGACTCGTTCCGTGGCCAGCCAGGCGATACCGATCCGTTTGCGGGCGCCCACTACAACACCTTCGTCCAGACGGTTGACCAGATCAACACGGGGAACAAGGCCGGGCTTGATGACTTCTGGTTCAAGATCTTCGACGGGTTCGCAGAGGACAGCTGGAAGGTTCGTCAAAACTTGACGGTGAACATCGGCGTTCGTTACGACATCCAATTGACACCGCCTCCGATCCAGAACAACACGAACTTCGCCCCGCTATCGACGACCTATAGCAGCACGATCAAGAACGTTACAAATCGCGTACAACCCCGCATCGGCTTCAGCTACTCGCCCCACCCAGGGACGGTCTTTCGTGGTGGCTACGGTCTCTACTCCGGCCTGAACCAAGGCAGCACGTACTATGCAATGCGGGTTGAGAATGGCGTTGTGCAGGTGAACTACAACTACCAGGGCTGCACCAATATCTGCACGGCTACGACAGCAGCGGCCGCCGGCCTGCTCTACCCCAATGTTCCCTTCTCGCCTACCGGCCCCCCGCTCTCGAGCGCACTCTTTCCGAGCGGCGGTACGGCACCTGCGGTTGCCGGTGCAGGCAAGCTTGGCACGCAGAGCTTCCATGGGCTCGATCCCAACTTCGTTCCGCCGCTCTCCCATGAGGCGGAGTTCGGGATGGAGCAGGCGCTTCCCGGCAAGATTTCGCTGGGCGTAGGATATGTTGGTTCGCGGTCGCTGCGGCTCCCGGTGTTTCTCGATGCCAACCTGATTGGGCAGACACCGCATGGTTCGCGCAGCTACAACGTGCTTGATGCATCGAACAATCTCGTCAAGCAGATCACGGTTCCGGTCTATATTCTTTCGGATCGCCGTGACTCACGACTCCAGTCCTATAACACCGGCTTCAGTGTGGCTAATGCCTGGTACAACTCGCTTGCTGTGACGGTACGGCGTCCCTTTGCCAACGGGCTGGAAGTTCTTGGTAACTACACTTGGGCGCGGGCAACGGACACCGACCAGGTACAGGGAGCGTTCGGAACGTTCTACGGTGGTAACACCGTTCTCGATCCGAACAATGTACGGGCGGAGAATGGTCTTTCGGACATCGATGTTCGCAATCGCTTCGTGCTGAGCCTGGTCTATCAGCCGCAGCTTTTCCATGACAATAAGTGGGCGAAGAACATCATTGATGGGTTCGTCTTCTCGGGTACGGAGACCGCTTCTGCGGGTCAGCCGATCGTCGCCGGCATGAGCGGCACCGTGTATAACGGCAGCGCAAGCAGCTACGGTTCGGCAGGCGGTATCTATGGCGGTGCGATCAGTTCCGGATCTGGCGCCGCAACGACCGGTCGGCCTCCCCAGATCGGACGTAACAGCATCGTTGGCCCCGGGTTCAACAATCTGGATTTTCGTGTCTCGCGCGATATCCCGATCCACGACAGCATTAAACTTCAGTTCATTGGAGAGGCATTCAACCTTGCCAACCATCGCATCATCACAAGCGTGAATTCGACTTACTCCACGTATGTCCCTGCGACTGCGACGTCCACCACCTGCAAGACGACGGCTGCCGCTCCAGCGGGATCTCCTGTACAGGGATGCATCACCCCCTTTACCGGCACGGGAACCGCGGCGTTCGACGCTGCTTCGGGCACGAACAATACCCTGTATGGACCACGTCAACTGCAGGTCTCGGCAAAGCTGTTCTTCTAA
- a CDS encoding DUF2237 family protein, which yields MAKAEPQKAQGKNVLGQPLATCGCEPMTGYYRTGCCETGPDDLGVHTVCCIVDEPFLAASKALGNDLSTPRSYFAGLKPGDRWCVCAARWLQVQQAGAACPIVLEATHEATLKIVPFELLIQYAVIPDQLH from the coding sequence ATGGCGAAAGCGGAACCACAAAAAGCACAGGGTAAGAACGTTCTTGGTCAACCACTTGCAACCTGCGGTTGCGAGCCGATGACTGGGTATTATCGGACGGGTTGCTGCGAGACGGGCCCCGACGATCTGGGTGTTCACACCGTTTGCTGCATTGTGGATGAGCCATTTCTTGCCGCTTCGAAGGCTTTAGGCAATGATCTGTCTACGCCGCGTTCTTACTTTGCAGGGTTGAAGCCGGGTGACCGGTGGTGCGTGTGTGCGGCACGGTGGCTGCAGGTACAGCAGGCCGGAGCGGCGTGTCCGATCGTGCTGGAAGCGACGCATGAGGCTACTTTGAAGATTGTTCCCTTCGAACTGCTGATCCAATACGCTGTTATTCCCGACCAACTGCACTAG
- a CDS encoding ABC-F family ATP-binding cassette domain-containing protein, translating into MISVSNVTMRYGSKLLFEDVSVTFTTGRRYGLTGPNGAGKSTFMKCLTGEIDPQKGTVVRPKKIGVLSQDQYAFDAYRVIDTVIMGNKALWAAMEEREIIYNKPEMTDEDGSRLGELEGVVGDEDGYEAESNAAVLLQGLDIPDELHERKMAELQGGQKVRVLLAQALFGNPQGLLLDEPTNSLDLESIHWLQDFLVRYNGTVITISHDRHFLNNVCTHIADIDYETIITYNGGYDDMVFQKTSVRTRIESQNEQREKKIAQLNDFIARFSAGTRSSQVNSRKKEVERLATSELARSNIARPFISFKMERPSGKTVVEFEQVNKTYEQKDGKLEHVIKSFSAAVNRGDKVILMGRNGQGKTTLLKALLANGPGIEEKDVSIDSGTVKWGHEVSIGYFAQDHKGSIQLGMTASDWLHQFDPSATKEDIRGILGQMLFKGEEGLKKTDSLSGGEAARLLFCKIMLQKPNVLVLDEPTNHLDLESINALNQAIQKYEGTVFLVTHDQDLIEEAGTRIWHFEGGPTDFHITDHKGPYEEYQQQMAMSAK; encoded by the coding sequence ATGATCTCTGTCTCTAATGTCACGATGCGCTATGGCTCGAAGCTCCTGTTCGAGGATGTTTCGGTTACGTTTACAACGGGTCGCCGCTATGGCCTGACCGGGCCGAATGGTGCCGGTAAATCTACGTTTATGAAGTGTTTGACTGGCGAGATCGATCCGCAGAAGGGAACTGTGGTGCGTCCGAAGAAGATCGGCGTGCTGTCGCAGGACCAGTATGCGTTCGACGCGTATCGCGTGATCGATACGGTCATTATGGGCAATAAGGCTCTCTGGGCTGCGATGGAAGAGCGCGAAATCATCTACAACAAGCCTGAGATGACGGACGAGGACGGCAGCCGATTGGGCGAGCTTGAGGGCGTCGTCGGCGACGAGGATGGCTACGAGGCCGAGTCAAACGCGGCGGTGCTGCTGCAGGGGCTTGATATTCCGGATGAACTGCACGAGCGCAAGATGGCGGAGTTGCAGGGCGGCCAGAAGGTTCGCGTGCTGCTGGCGCAGGCGCTGTTCGGTAATCCGCAGGGACTGCTGCTGGATGAGCCTACGAACTCGCTTGACCTTGAGTCAATCCACTGGCTGCAGGACTTCCTGGTTCGCTATAACGGGACGGTTATCACGATCTCGCATGATCGCCACTTTTTGAATAACGTCTGCACGCATATCGCGGATATCGATTACGAGACGATCATCACGTACAACGGCGGGTATGACGACATGGTGTTCCAGAAGACTAGCGTCCGTACGCGCATTGAGAGCCAGAACGAGCAGCGTGAGAAGAAGATTGCGCAGTTGAACGACTTCATCGCGCGGTTCTCGGCGGGTACACGTTCGAGCCAGGTGAACTCACGTAAGAAGGAGGTCGAGCGGCTGGCGACTTCGGAGCTTGCGCGGTCGAACATTGCGCGCCCGTTTATCAGCTTCAAGATGGAGCGTCCTTCGGGCAAGACGGTGGTTGAGTTTGAGCAGGTGAACAAGACGTATGAGCAGAAGGACGGCAAGCTCGAGCACGTGATCAAGAGCTTCTCGGCTGCGGTCAATCGGGGCGATAAGGTCATCCTGATGGGGCGCAACGGCCAGGGAAAGACGACGCTGCTGAAGGCTCTGCTGGCGAATGGACCGGGGATCGAGGAGAAGGATGTTTCGATCGACTCGGGCACGGTCAAGTGGGGCCACGAGGTGTCGATTGGGTACTTCGCGCAGGACCATAAGGGCTCGATCCAGCTTGGGATGACGGCGAGCGACTGGCTGCACCAGTTCGATCCTTCGGCGACTAAGGAAGATATTCGCGGCATTCTTGGGCAGATGCTCTTCAAGGGTGAAGAGGGTTTGAAGAAGACCGATTCACTTTCTGGAGGAGAGGCTGCACGGTTGCTATTCTGCAAGATCATGCTGCAGAAGCCGAACGTGCTGGTGCTCGATGAACCTACGAACCACCTGGATCTTGAGAGCATCAATGCGCTGAACCAAGCGATCCAGAAGTATGAGGGAACGGTGTTTCTCGTGACGCATGACCAGGACTTGATCGAGGAGGCTGGGACGCGCATCTGGCACTTCGAGGGTGGGCCGACTGACTTCCACATTACGGACCACAAGGGACCGTATGAGGAGTATCAACAGCAGATGGCTATGTCCGCGAAGTAG